In Neofelis nebulosa isolate mNeoNeb1 chromosome 10, mNeoNeb1.pri, whole genome shotgun sequence, one DNA window encodes the following:
- the UNC93B1 gene encoding protein unc-93 homolog B1, which produces MEAVPPLYRVAGAAGPQGDEDRLGVPDGPGAPLDELVGAYPNYNEEEEERRYYRRKRLGVLKNVLAASAGGMLTYAVYLGLLQMQLILHYDETYREVKYGNMGLPDIDSKMLMGINVTPIAALLYTPVLIRFFGTKWMMFLAVGIYALFVSTNYWERYYTLVPSAVALGMAIVPLWASMGNYITRMAQKYYEYSHYKEQDDQGPQKRPPRGSHAPYLLVFQAIFYSFFHLSFACAQLPMIYFLNHYLYDLNHTLYNVQSCGTNSQGILSGFNKTVLKTLPRSRNLIVVESVLMAVAFLAMLLVLGLCGAAYRPTEEIDLRSVGWGNIFQLPFKHVRDFRLRHLVPFFIYSGFEVLFACTGLTLGYGVCSVGLERLAHLLVAYSLGASAASLLGLLGLWLPRPVPLVAGAGVHLLLTLSLFFWAPTPRVLRHIWILYVAAVLWGVGSALNKTGLSTLLGILYEDKERQDFVFTIYHWWQAVAIFTVYLGSSLPMKAKLAVLLLTLVAAAASYLWMEQKLRRGVVPRQPRIPRPQHKVRGYRYLEEDNSDESDAEGERGGEGGSGGGPGDGVEEEAPPAGPRPGPEPAGLCRRPCPYEQALGGDGPEEQ; this is translated from the exons ATGGAGGCGGTGCCGCCGCTCTACCGCGTGGCGGGGGCCGCGGGGCCGCAGGGCGACGAGGACCGGCTCGGGGTCCCCGACGGGCCGGGGGCTCCG CTGGACGAGCTGGTGGGCGCGTACCCCAACTAcaacgaggaggaggaggagcgccGCTACTACCGCCGCAAGCGCCTCGGCGTGCTCAAGAACGTGCTGGCGGCCAGCGCGGGCGGCATGCTCACCTACGCCGTCTACCTGG gcctcCTGCAGATGCAGCTGATCCTGCACTACGATGAGACCTACCGCGAGGTGAAGTATGGCAACATGGGGCTGCCCGACATCGACAGCAAGATGCTGATGGGCATCAACGTGACGCCCATCGCCGCTTTGCTCTACACACCTGTGCTTATCAG GTTTTTTGGCACCAAGTGGATGATGTTCCTGGCTGTGGGCATCTATGCCCTCTTTGTCTCCACCAACTACTGGGAACGCTACTACACACTCGTGCCCTCAGCTGTGGCCTTGGGCATGGCCATTGTGCCTCTTTGGGCCTCCATGGGCAACTACATCACCAG GATGGCTCAGAAGTACTACGAGTACTCGCATTATAAGGAGCAGGATGATCAGGGCCCCCAGAAGCGCCCGCCGCGGGGCTCCCACGCGCCATACCTCCTGGTCTTCCAAGCGATCTTCTATAGCTTCTTCCAT CTGAGCTTCGCCTGTGCCCAGCTGCCCATGATCTACTTCCTGAACCACTACCTGTATGACCTGAACCACACACTCTACAACGTGCAGAGCTGCG GTACTAACAGCCAGGGCATCCTCAGTGGCTTCAACAAGACAGTTCTGAAGACGTTACCACGGAGCCGAAACCTCATTGTGGTGGAGAGCGTGCTCATGGCAGTGGCCTTCCTGGCCATGCTGCTG GTTCTGGGCCTGTGCGGCGCCGCCTACCGGCCCACTGAGGAGATCGACCTGCGCAGCGTGGGCTGGGGTAACATCTTCCAGCTGCCCTTCAAGCACGTGCGCGACTTCCGCCTGCGGCACCTCGTGCCCTTCTTTATCTACAGCGGCTTCGAGGTCCTCTTTGCCTGCACCGGTCTCACCCTG GGCTATGGTGTGTGCTCCGTGGGGCTGGAACGCCTGGCCCACCTCCTCGTGGCTTATAGCCTGGGCGCCTCCGCTGCCTCGCTCCTAGGCCTGCTGGGACTGTGGCTGCCGCGCCCGGTGCCCCtggtggctggggctggagtGCACCTGCTGCTCACTCTCAGCCTCTTCTTCTGGGCCCCCACACCTCGGGTCCTGCGACACATTTGGATCCTCTACGTAGCGGCTGTCCTCTGGGGTGTGGGCAGTGCCCTGAATAAGACTGGGCTCAGCA CACTCTTGGGAATCCTCTACGAGGACAAAGAAAGGCAAGACTTCGTCTTCACCATCTACCACTGGTGGCAGGCAGTGGCCATCTTCACAGTGTACCTGGGCTCAAGCCTGCCCATGAAG GCTAAGCTGGCCGTGCTGCTGCTGACGCTGGTGGCCGCCGCGGCCTCGTACCTGTGGATGGAGCAGAAGCTGCGGCGGGGTGTGGTCCCGCGTCAGCCCCGCATCCCGCGGCCCCAGCACAAGGTGCGCGGCTACCGGTACCTGGAGGAGGACAACTCGGACGAGAGCGACGCGGAGGGCGAGCGCGGCGGCGAAGGCGGCAGTGGCGGCGGCCCGGGGGACGGCGTGGAGGAGGAGGCGCCGCCCGCGGGTCCCCGGCCTGGCCCGGAGCCGGCCGGCCTCTGCCGCCGGCCCTGCCCCTACGAACAGGCCCTGGGAGGCGACGGGCCCGAGGAGCAGTGA